In Bradyrhizobium paxllaeri, the genomic stretch GCGTCCTCCGCGGCGAAACTGACATCGACATGCCAGCCGGCATCGCCGGGATCGCGCGGGCTCGGAAACCGCACCGGGAACGTTCCGAGGTCGCCCCGCGGCCACCAGCGTTTCCGCCCGACGAGCTGGTCGAAGGCTGTGTGAAGCTGCGGGGTATTGACGGCCTTCCTGAACGGTTCGTCGCCGTAGTATCCAAGGCGGATCACCGGCTCAGTCCACGTCGCGGGATCGTCGGGGTCGCAGGGCAAATCGCGCCACAGGATGGCGCGGCCCTGCTCCGCAAGTTCGCGCGGAAAGGCGTGATCGATCCGAACAAAGCCGTCGTGAATGAATTGCTCGATCTGCGCATCGCTGAGCGCGCGCGCTGGTTTGCTGTCAGGCATGAAAATCCTCTTATCGCTGGGCAAGCGTCCATGGCCCTGCGCGAAGCAGGTGCGGCCGGACTGTTTCTATCGAAAACTTCCGCCCGCCTTAGCGGGCAACGCGTCAGCGCGCGAGGAAGAAGACCGAAGCGATATGGGAGGTGCGGATCATCATGGCATTTGCAGTGTAGCAAACCGGCGGCCGGCGTTCAACGCAGCCGCGCTCATTGCAACTCGATATTGGCTGATTTGATCACCGCGGCCCAGCGGTCGATTTCCTCGCGCATATAAGCGGATGACTTGTCGACCGGGCCGCCGAAAATCCCGGCGGATAGTTTCTTGAGTTGCTCCTGCACCTGGGGCTGGCGCAAGGCCTCGTTCACGTCGGCGTTGATCTTGTCGACGATGTTTTTCGGCGTCTTGGGCGGCGCGACGATGCCGTACCACGCGACCGCTTCGAAACCCGGCAGCGTCTCTGATATCGTCGGTACGTCCGGCAGCGTTGGAAGCCGCTCGGACGAGGCCACGGCAAGCAATTTCAGCTTGCCGGCCTGGACCAGCGCCAGCGAGACGCCGAGATTGTCGAACATGACGTCGACATCGCCGGCCACGAGCCCCTGCAGCGCAGGCGCCGAGCCGCGATAGGGAATGTGCCGCATCTTCACCTTCGCCATCAGTTGAAACAGTTCCGACGTCAGATGCGAGGTCGTGCCGTTGCCCTGCGTGGCGCAGATGGTCCTGTCGGATTTGCCTTTCAGGTACGCGATCAACTCGGGCACGCTCGATGCCTTGATGTTGGTCGGATTGACGATCAGCGCGTTCGGTACCTTGGCCATCACGATAACAGGCTCGAATTTCGTCGGATCGAATCCGAGCCTGGGATACAGATTGTGATTGATCGCAAGCGGCGGCGGCGGCGAGGAGAGCAGGGTGTAGCCGTCGGGTGCCGAATGAAAGACCTGTTCGGCGCCGATGTTTCCTGCGGCGCCGGTGCGGTTTTCGATCACCACCGGCTGGCTCCATTTGCGCGACAGCCAGTCCCCGACAATCCTTGGAATGGCATCGGCCGTTCCGCCGGCGGGGAAGGGAACGACGATCTTCACGGGGCGGTCCGGATAGTCCGCGGCCGACGCATGCGTTGAAAAATGCGCGGCCAAGGCGAGAGCCAGCGGCAACAGCGCCAGTTTACGGCAGACGGCAAGCAGCGCTGGCATGGAGCCATGCATTGAAACTCCTCCCGCTATCGTTTTCCGTCCGGTCTGAGCTGTCGGCGCCGGCACTTGGTGTTTGCAGCAAGGGAGGATAGCTTGAACGCGCAGGCTTCCGAAACATTTTTCGCGTGGGACGATGACGCAGCTCACTGTCGTGATCATTGGAGGCGGAATCGGCGGATTGTTCGCCGCAAACGCGCTGATCGCGCACGGCTTCAAGGCTTCCGTCTATGAGCAGGCGCCCGCGCTTGGCGAGGTCGGGGCAGGGGTATTTCTGACGCCCAACAGCGTGCGGCAATTGCAGCGGGTCGGCCTCGGAGATCAGGTGGAAAGACGGGGGGCCAGGGTCGGCACCGGCTCCCATTATTTTCGCCACGACGGCGCGCCGATCGCGCCGGTTCAGGTGACGGACTCGGCCGGCTGGAATGCGACCTTCGGCATGCATCGCGCAGACATGGTCGAGATTCTGGCCGGCGCCTTGCCGCCCGGCGTGGTGCACACGGGCCGTCGCTGTACCGGTTTCGAGCAGGTCGATGAAGTTGCGCGGGTGACATTCGACAATGGCGCCGTCGCTGAGGCTGATGTCGTCATTGCTGCTGATGGTATTCACTCGGAGCTCCGGCGATATGCGGCGCCGCCGTCACGGCCGGTCTTTCACGGCTCCGTCGCCTATCGCGGCGTGCTGCCGCATCGGCGCATTCCGCACTGGCCGACCGATCGCTGGCAGATGTGGCTCGGCAAGGGAAAGCATTTCCTCTCCTTTCCGGTGCGATCGGGTGAACTGATCAACTATGTCGGCTTCGTGCCGGCCGATGCAGAAATGAAGGAATCCTGGTCGGCGCCCGGCGACGCGGACGTGCTGCGCCGCGAGTTCGAGGGCTGGGACCCGCGCATCGCCACGTTGTTGAGCCAGGTCGACAAGACGTTCCGCTGGGCGCTGTATGATCGCGAGCCGCTGCCAACCTGGACTCGCGGTCGCTTGACACTGCTCGGCGATGCCGCGCATCCGATGCTGCCGCATCTCGGTCAGGGCGCCAACCAGTCGATCGAGGACGGCATGGCGCTGGCGACCATTCTGGCGCGGGTGACGCGCGCCGATGTACCGGCTGCGTTATCGGCTTATGAGCGGCTGCGGCGCGAGCGGGTGGCGGCGGTCCAGCGCGGCGCGCGCGAGAACGGGATGCGCTACGACTCAACCTACGCCGATCTCGGCGTTCGCGATGCCGAGATATCAGCCCATGCAGCGTTCCGCAGGCGGCTTTACGACCACGACGTGGTGCCGGAGGCGCAAGCGGCGGCAGCTTCCCTGGGCTGAACAGGCGTTGCGCGCGATCGCATTAACCGTGCAATAACCTTCCCGGCCATTGACGGACATTTTATGCGCACGCGCGGCGTTTCGCGCATTCCTTGTGCACCCACGGCGCGAGTGCCAGTGTCCCGGCAGCCACGCTTCGATTTTGCCGCGTGCATCTGTGGTCCGTATTGAGCCGACACACGCAAGGCGTGTGTGCGACCACTTCATCAGGCGGCGCGTCGCCATGCACAACAGAAGTTTCTACGACAAGAGATACCTTTTTTTCAGAGACTTGTCTGAAAACTTTGCGCGCAAAGTGCGAGTAGAGCGTTGTAATGCCGAAGAAGAAGCCGAAAGCAACCGGGAAACCGAAGAAGTCGATTGTGCGTTTTCCCGGCCGGCCGGCAAAGCCCGCTGCGAAGCTTTCAACCAGCCGCGAAGACCGCGACATCATCGGCCTGCGCGCCAACATCACCGAGTTGAAGCAGCGCGAGGCGTCGTTCCGGCTGCTGTTCGATAGCAACCCGGTTCCGATGATCGTGTGCGCGCAGGGTGACGAACGAATCCTCGCCGTCAATGACGCTGCCATTGCCCATTACGGTTATGGCCGCAGCGAATTCGAGAAGTTGACGATCCGCAACCTGCAGGCCTTCGACGTCGAGCCGCCATGGGCCGGCGAGCATGCCGGCGACGAGCGCGCCGCCCACGCTTGGAAGCATGTCAGGGCCGACGGCGAGCTGATCGATCTGGCGATCTATTCGCGCCAACTCGTCTACGGCGGCCAGCCCGCGGTCCTGCTCGCGCTGATGGACAGCACCGAACGCAAGCGCGCCGAGGCGCGGCTGACATTCATGGCCCAGCATGACGGCCTGACCGGGCTGCCGAACCGCAATCTGCTGCGTCAGCAGATGGACGACATCCTGCTCCACACGCGCCGCAACGCCGAGAAGGTGGCGGTGCTCGTGCTCGGCCTCGACCATTTCAAGGCGATCAACGATACGCTCGGCCATGGCGTCGGCGACAAGCTCCTGCGCGGCGTCGGCAAACGATTGCAATCGATGTTGCGCAAGGACGATGCGTTGGCCCGGCTCGACTCCGACGAATTCGCCGTCGTGCTGACCGGCGTGACGCGGCCCGAGGATGCGGTGTTCATGGCGCGACGCCTGCTGGATGCGATCGGCGATCCCTATCTTCTCGACGGGCATTCCGTCGTGATCAGCGCCAGCATCGGCATCGCGATGTCGCCGGGCGATGGTGATGAATCCGAGAAGCTTCTGAAGAACGCCGACCTCGCGCTGTCACGCGCCAAGAACGATTCCCGCGGCACGTTCTCGTTCTTCGAGGCCGGGATGGACGCGCGCGCCCAGACCCGTCGCAAGATCGAAACCGAGCTGCGCGAGGCCGTCCAGGGCGATGCGCTGCGGCCCTATTAC encodes the following:
- a CDS encoding Bug family tripartite tricarboxylate transporter substrate binding protein, which codes for MHGSMPALLAVCRKLALLPLALALAAHFSTHASAADYPDRPVKIVVPFPAGGTADAIPRIVGDWLSRKWSQPVVIENRTGAAGNIGAEQVFHSAPDGYTLLSSPPPPLAINHNLYPRLGFDPTKFEPVIVMAKVPNALIVNPTNIKASSVPELIAYLKGKSDRTICATQGNGTTSHLTSELFQLMAKVKMRHIPYRGSAPALQGLVAGDVDVMFDNLGVSLALVQAGKLKLLAVASSERLPTLPDVPTISETLPGFEAVAWYGIVAPPKTPKNIVDKINADVNEALRQPQVQEQLKKLSAGIFGGPVDKSSAYMREEIDRWAAVIKSANIELQ
- a CDS encoding FAD-dependent monooxygenase — translated: MTQLTVVIIGGGIGGLFAANALIAHGFKASVYEQAPALGEVGAGVFLTPNSVRQLQRVGLGDQVERRGARVGTGSHYFRHDGAPIAPVQVTDSAGWNATFGMHRADMVEILAGALPPGVVHTGRRCTGFEQVDEVARVTFDNGAVAEADVVIAADGIHSELRRYAAPPSRPVFHGSVAYRGVLPHRRIPHWPTDRWQMWLGKGKHFLSFPVRSGELINYVGFVPADAEMKESWSAPGDADVLRREFEGWDPRIATLLSQVDKTFRWALYDREPLPTWTRGRLTLLGDAAHPMLPHLGQGANQSIEDGMALATILARVTRADVPAALSAYERLRRERVAAVQRGARENGMRYDSTYADLGVRDAEISAHAAFRRRLYDHDVVPEAQAAAASLG
- a CDS encoding putative bifunctional diguanylate cyclase/phosphodiesterase, translated to MPKKKPKATGKPKKSIVRFPGRPAKPAAKLSTSREDRDIIGLRANITELKQREASFRLLFDSNPVPMIVCAQGDERILAVNDAAIAHYGYGRSEFEKLTIRNLQAFDVEPPWAGEHAGDERAAHAWKHVRADGELIDLAIYSRQLVYGGQPAVLLALMDSTERKRAEARLTFMAQHDGLTGLPNRNLLRQQMDDILLHTRRNAEKVAVLVLGLDHFKAINDTLGHGVGDKLLRGVGKRLQSMLRKDDALARLDSDEFAVVLTGVTRPEDAVFMARRLLDAIGDPYLLDGHSVVISASIGIAMSPGDGDESEKLLKNADLALSRAKNDSRGTFSFFEAGMDARAQTRRKIETELREAVQGDALRPYYQPLVDLASGRITGFEALVRWPHPERGMISPAEFIPVAEETGLINAVGGLMLRRACTDAAQWPDDVRVAVNLSPLQFRVGNLLSLVVDTLKQSGLPAKRLELEITETLLLEKSSEVLATLHALRALGVRISMDDFGTGYSSLSYLRSFPFDKIKIDQSFVRDLAANPDAQAIVRSIISLGKGLGVTITAEGVETEAEVSCLRNEGCHEGQGFLFSRARPNGEIVSLLQTQGNWSAAAGAALVA